CGCCATGATGTTCGCCGGCCTGACCATCGCGAACGTCCTCGGCGTGCCCTTCGGCACCTTCCTCGGCCAGCACTTCGGCTGGCGGTCGACGTTCTGGGCGATCACGGCCATCGGGGTGGTGGCGCTGAACGGGTTGGCCCTGCTCATCCCCGCTCGCGACACCGCCAACGCCGACCGGCCGGCCGGTGGGCTGCACGGCGAGCTGCGTGCCTTCACCCACTCGCAGGTCTGGCTGTCGCTGGTGGTCACGGTCCTGGGCTTCGGTGGCATGTTCGGTGCGTTCACCTACATCGCGTACACCCTCACCGAGGTCAGCGGGTTCGCCACCAGCACCGTGCCGTGGCTGCTCGTCCTCTTCGGAGTGGGGCTGTTCGCCGGCAACCTGCTCGGCGGCCGGGCAGCGGACAGGTCGCTGTCGCGCACCCTGGTCTTCGTCCTGGCGGTGCTCACCATGGTGCTCGTCGGGTTCGCGCTGACCGCGACGAGCCCGGTGCTGACCATCGTCTCGCTGGTGCTGATGGGCGGCTTCGGGTTCGCCACCGTGCCGCCGCTGCAGATGCGGATCATGCACTACGCCAACCAGGCGCCGACCCTGGCGTCCGGAGCGAACATCGCAGCGTTCAACCTCGGCAACGCGCTGGGCGCCTGGATCGGCGGCGTGACCATCGCCGCCGGACTCGGCTACACCTCGCCGATCTGGGCCGGCGCCGCGCTCACCCTGGCCGGTCTGGGTGTCCTGCTCGGAGCGCTGCGGCTGGCCCGCCGCATCGAGCCGGCGAGGGCCGCCGCGGAGTTGACGCACACGGCGGTCTGACCCACTGACGGGAGGACGCCGGGCCGGGCCAGTGCCCGACCCGGCGTCGCCCACGCAGGCCGTGGCTGTGCGCGTCCGGGCCACGGTCGCGGATTCGACGCCGCCGTCGCGGCGGTGCGCTGAAGCCGGCGTCGCCGGCACTACGCTGACGACCCGTGGCAGAGCCGCTGGACCCGCGTACCGACCCTGACGTCGACCTTCGCGTCCCCGTCGACCGGGGCGAGTTGACCGCGCGTCCCGCGACGATCCTCGCCACGATCGCCGCCGGTGGGGTGCTCGGCGCACTGGCCCGGGCCGGCCTGCAACACGCCGCCACGCACCCGCCGACGGGCTTCCCGTGGGCGACGTTCGGCATCAACCTGTCGGGCTGCCTGCTGATCGGCGTGCTGATGGCGGTGCTCGGGCACCTCGGCGGTGGACACCCACTGCTCCGGCCGTTCCTCGGGGTCGGTGTGCTCGGCGGGTTCACCACCTTCTCCACCTACGCGGTGGACGTCCAGCAGGCATTTGTCGCGGGCGCCCCGGGCATCGCGCTGGCGTACCTGGCCGCCACGGTGCTCGGGGCACTCGTCGCCGTGGGGCTGGGCGACGCCGCCACCGCCGGCCTGTTGCGACGGCGGGCAGCCCGATGACCGTTCTGCTCATCGCCCTGGGCGCGGCCGTTGGCGCGCCGCTGCGCTACCTCACCGACCGGGCGGTGCAGTCCCGGCACGACTCGGTGTTTCCCTGGGGCACGCTCACCGTCAACGTGGTCGGGTCGCTGCTGCTCGGCGTACTCGTCGGGTTGCCGGCCGGTCCGACGGTCAGCGCGCTGCTCGGCACCGGGTTCTGTGGGGCGTTGACCACCTACTCCACGTTCAGTTACGAAACGCTGCGGCTGGCCAAGGGCGGCAGTCGGCTTCTTGCGCTGGCCAACGCCCTGGTCAGCGTCGCCGCCGGGCTCGCGGCGGCCACGGTCGGCTACGCCCTGGCCCGCGTCCTGATCGGCTGACCGCGGAGAAGATACTGAAGGTATATACGCGAGGTATACCCTGAGGGTAGTCTCCTGGCATGAGCGTGCCACTGACCCTTCTCGGACTCCTCGAACGGGAGCCCAGCCACGGATACGACCTGAAGCGCGACTACGACGCCTTCTTCGGCCGCGGTAAGCCACTGCCGTTCGGCCAGGTCTACTCCACCCTCAGCCGACTGGCCCGCGACGGCAAGGTGGTGATCAGCGACGTCGCCCCCGGGTCCGGCCCCGACCGCAAGCGCTACATCATCACCGACCTGGGCGCGACCGAGGTCGAGCAGTGGCTGGTCCAGCCGGTCGAGCCGGAGCCACACCTGCAGACCGTGCTCTTCGCCAAGGTCGTGCTCGCGCTGATGCTGGACCGTCCCGCCGCCGAATACCTCGACACCCAGCGCAGCGCGCACCTGCAGCGGATGCGCGACCTCACCGAGATCAAGCGCTCCGGCAGCCTGGTCGACGCGTTGCTCGCCGACCACGGCCTCTACCACCTGGAGGCGGACCTTCGATGGATCGAGATGACCGGCGCCCGGCTGGACGCCCTGCGCAAGGCGGTGCGGCCATGAGCGCCGTGATCGAAGCACGCGACGTGACGTTCTCCTTCGGCCAGACCCCCGCACTGCGCGGTGCCAGCGTCGCCGTGAACGCGGGCGAGATCCTCGCCATCATGGGCCCCAGCGGCTCGGGAAAGTCCACCCTGCTGCACTGTCTGGCCGGCATCCTCGTGCCCGACTCCGGCGAGATCGTCTTCGACGGGGCCCGGGTCGACTCCATGGCCGAGACCGAGCGCAGCAGTCTGCGCCGTGACCGCTTCGGCTTCGTGTTCCAGTTCGGCCAGCTCGTCCCCGAGCTCACCGCGGTGGAGAACGTCGCCCTGCCACTGTTGCTCAGCGGCGTGCGCCGGACGCAGGCGCTGCGCAGGGCGCACGCCTGGTTCGAACGCCTCGGCCTGGGCGGCATGGAGCAGCGCCGGTCGGGTGAGCTGTCCGGCGGGCAGGCGCAACGCGTCGCCCTGGCCCGCGGCCTGGTCGCCGAGCCGCAGGTCCTCTTCGCCGACGAGCCCACCGGCGCGCTCGACTCACTCACCGGCGAGCAGGTCATGGACCTGCTGGTCAGCGCCGCCCAGGAGCAGGGCACCACGGTCATCCTGGTCACCCACGAGCCCAGGATCGCGGCGTACGCCGACCGTGAGGTCATGGTCCGCGACGGGCGCGTGAACGCGCCGGACCGGATCGCCTCATGATCGGCTTTGGGCTTCGCCTCGCCGTGGCCGGCGGCCGTGAGGCGCTCACCCGCCTGGTCATCATCGCCGCCGCCGTCGCGATCGGCGCCGGGCTGCTGCTGACCACCCTCGCCGGAGTCAACGCGGTCAACGCCCAGCTCACCCGGTACGCATCGATGTATCCCCAGGCCTCGGCCGGCGACGCCGACCCGCTGTGGTGGTCGACCCGGTTCGACTACTTCCACGGCAAGCAGATCATCCGAATCGACGTCGCCGCGACCGGCTCGACCGCGCCCACCCCGGTCGGTGTCCCCACCACCCCTGGTCCCGGCGAGTTCTACGCCTCGCCCGCATTGCGCGACCTGCTGGCCGCCCACCCGGCGGACCAACTGGGCGACCGCTACCCGGGGCGGGACCTGGGCACCGTCGGACCCGCCGCGCTGACCTCGCCGGACACCCTGCTCGTCGTCGTAGGCGGCACGCCCGACCAGGTCGCCAAGCTGCCCGCCGCGAAGCAGGTCACCAGCGTCGGCGACACCCCCGCCCTCCCCGAGACCACGGTCAACCTCATCCTGGGCGTCATCGCCGGCGGGCTGCTGTTTCCGGTGCTGATCTTCATCGGCACCGCCACCCGGCTCAGTGCCGCCCGCCGGGAGCAGCGCTTCGCCGCGATGCGCCTGGTCGGCGCGACACCCCGGCAGATCTCGATGGTCGCCGCCGTGGAGGCGACCGCCGCCGCCGTCGCCGGCACCGCCGTCGGCTTCGGCCTGTTCTACGCCTTCCGCGATCCGCTCGCGGGCATCCCGTTCACCGGCATGCCGTTCTTCCCCAGTGACATGTCCCTGGGCGTGCTCGACGTCCTGCTGGTGGCGCTCGGCGTGCCGGCCGGCGCGGCGGTGGCTGCCCAGATCTCGCTGCGCCGCGTACGGATCTCGCCGCTGGGCGTCACCCGGCGGGTCACGCCACGGGCACCGCGCGCGTACCGGCTGATCCCGGCCCTACTCGGTGTCGCCGTGCTGGTGTTCGCCATCGGCTTCAAGCCGGAAACGTCCGACGGTCAGGCCGCCGTGTTCCTGCCCGGACTACTGCTCATCATGGCCGGCCTCGTCCTCGCCGGCCCCTGGCTGACGATGGTCGGCGCCCGCGTCCTGGCCCGGTACGCCAACCGCCCGGCCACGCTCATCGCCGCGCGCCGCCTCGCCGACAACCCGAAGGCCGGCTTCCGGGCGATCAGCGGCATCATGCTCGCGCTCTTCGTCACGAGCGTCGCCGTCGGCGTGATCACCACGATCATCGCCAACCGCGGTCCGGCGCCGGTCGGGTCGACCGAGGCGGGGCAGGTGTCGCTCTACCTTCCTGAGGATGCACCGGCGACGCCGGACACGCTCTTCACCGACCTACGCTCGATCACCGGCGTGCGGTCCGCGACCGCGGTGCGCGAGAACCCGGACAGGATGAACGCCAGCGAGCCCGGCCTGATCGCGTGCACCGAGATCCCGAGCGCGTACGGCCGGTGCGCCGAGGGCGCCACCGTCGCCGAGGTCGCGACGGGTCTCATCCCCTTCCGGGAGTCGGCGTCGTCCGCCCGAGTCTGGCCTGCCGCGTCGGTCCCGCTCGGGAATCTTCAACAGCTCCCGGTGATGTCGATCGTCGTCGACACGGACGGCTCGGCAGCCGCCATCGAACGCTCACGTACCGTCCTCGAGGCCGCCTTCCCGGCCTTCTGGGTGGGGCCGAACGTGCCCGGCGACTTCGAGTCGGACTTCGCCGACACGCTGCGCGGCTGGGAACAACTGGCAAACGTCGTCATCATCGCCAGCCTCGCCCTCGGCGGGTGCAGCCTCGCGGTAAGCGTCATCGGCGGTCTCACCGAGCGCCGACGACCGTTCAGCCTGCTACGCCTCAGCGGCGCTCCGGTGCGCGTCCTGCGCCGGGTGGTGGCGTTGGAGAGCGCGGTGCCGATGCTCGCCG
The nucleotide sequence above comes from Micromonospora luteifusca. Encoded proteins:
- a CDS encoding ABC transporter ATP-binding protein; translation: MSAVIEARDVTFSFGQTPALRGASVAVNAGEILAIMGPSGSGKSTLLHCLAGILVPDSGEIVFDGARVDSMAETERSSLRRDRFGFVFQFGQLVPELTAVENVALPLLLSGVRRTQALRRAHAWFERLGLGGMEQRRSGELSGGQAQRVALARGLVAEPQVLFADEPTGALDSLTGEQVMDLLVSAAQEQGTTVILVTHEPRIAAYADREVMVRDGRVNAPDRIAS
- a CDS encoding fluoride efflux transporter FluC, which produces MAEPLDPRTDPDVDLRVPVDRGELTARPATILATIAAGGVLGALARAGLQHAATHPPTGFPWATFGINLSGCLLIGVLMAVLGHLGGGHPLLRPFLGVGVLGGFTTFSTYAVDVQQAFVAGAPGIALAYLAATVLGALVAVGLGDAATAGLLRRRAAR
- the crcB gene encoding fluoride efflux transporter CrcB — encoded protein: MTVLLIALGAAVGAPLRYLTDRAVQSRHDSVFPWGTLTVNVVGSLLLGVLVGLPAGPTVSALLGTGFCGALTTYSTFSYETLRLAKGGSRLLALANALVSVAAGLAAATVGYALARVLIG
- a CDS encoding ABC transporter permease; this encodes MIGFGLRLAVAGGREALTRLVIIAAAVAIGAGLLLTTLAGVNAVNAQLTRYASMYPQASAGDADPLWWSTRFDYFHGKQIIRIDVAATGSTAPTPVGVPTTPGPGEFYASPALRDLLAAHPADQLGDRYPGRDLGTVGPAALTSPDTLLVVVGGTPDQVAKLPAAKQVTSVGDTPALPETTVNLILGVIAGGLLFPVLIFIGTATRLSAARREQRFAAMRLVGATPRQISMVAAVEATAAAVAGTAVGFGLFYAFRDPLAGIPFTGMPFFPSDMSLGVLDVLLVALGVPAGAAVAAQISLRRVRISPLGVTRRVTPRAPRAYRLIPALLGVAVLVFAIGFKPETSDGQAAVFLPGLLLIMAGLVLAGPWLTMVGARVLARYANRPATLIAARRLADNPKAGFRAISGIMLALFVTSVAVGVITTIIANRGPAPVGSTEAGQVSLYLPEDAPATPDTLFTDLRSITGVRSATAVRENPDRMNASEPGLIACTEIPSAYGRCAEGATVAEVATGLIPFRESASSARVWPAASVPLGNLQQLPVMSIVVDTDGSAAAIERSRTVLEAAFPAFWVGPNVPGDFESDFADTLRGWEQLANVVIIASLALGGCSLAVSVIGGLTERRRPFSLLRLSGAPVRVLRRVVALESAVPMLAVAAVAIGMGLLAAHLFLRAQMHYTLVAPEPRFYVIVVVGLAACLAVIASTLPLLERITGPETARSE
- a CDS encoding PadR family transcriptional regulator — its product is MSVPLTLLGLLEREPSHGYDLKRDYDAFFGRGKPLPFGQVYSTLSRLARDGKVVISDVAPGSGPDRKRYIITDLGATEVEQWLVQPVEPEPHLQTVLFAKVVLALMLDRPAAEYLDTQRSAHLQRMRDLTEIKRSGSLVDALLADHGLYHLEADLRWIEMTGARLDALRKAVRP
- a CDS encoding MFS transporter; the protein is MSVRHKSLPPGLIALAIGAFGIGLTEFVIMGLLPEVAADFAVTEPVAGWLISGYALSVAVGGVALTAAVTRLPRKPVLLGLMVLFIIGNLLSAVAGDYAVMMAGRIVAALCHGAFFGIGAVVAAGLVAPARRAGAIAMMFAGLTIANVLGVPFGTFLGQHFGWRSTFWAITAIGVVALNGLALLIPARDTANADRPAGGLHGELRAFTHSQVWLSLVVTVLGFGGMFGAFTYIAYTLTEVSGFATSTVPWLLVLFGVGLFAGNLLGGRAADRSLSRTLVFVLAVLTMVLVGFALTATSPVLTIVSLVLMGGFGFATVPPLQMRIMHYANQAPTLASGANIAAFNLGNALGAWIGGVTIAAGLGYTSPIWAGAALTLAGLGVLLGALRLARRIEPARAAAELTHTAV